The Anaerobaca lacustris genome includes a region encoding these proteins:
- a CDS encoding flavodoxin family protein, whose translation MANGIVVYHSRSGNTKEMAEAIAGAMIASAVPTECKSVENVHPDDLPRYDAIVIGSPCYYGQMAASVKQLIDDLVGQHGQLNGKVGAAFASSANVGGGSETTIMGIIEAMLIAGMIVQGDPQGAHYGPLSIGRPDDKVKQQCERRGQRVAELTKRLFP comes from the coding sequence ATGGCAAACGGAATCGTGGTTTACCATTCAAGGAGCGGAAACACCAAGGAGATGGCCGAGGCCATCGCCGGCGCGATGATCGCCTCGGCGGTGCCGACCGAATGCAAGTCCGTCGAGAACGTCCACCCCGACGACCTGCCCCGCTACGATGCCATCGTTATCGGCTCGCCGTGCTACTACGGCCAGATGGCCGCCTCGGTCAAGCAGCTCATCGACGACCTCGTCGGACAGCATGGCCAGCTCAACGGCAAGGTCGGGGCGGCGTTCGCCAGTTCGGCCAATGTCGGAGGTGGCAGCGAAACCACGATCATGGGGATCATCGAGGCGATGCTGATCGCCGGCATGATCGTCCAGGGCGACCCACAGGGGGCCCACTACGGCCCGCTGTCCATCGGTCGCCCGGATGACAAGGTCAAACAGCAGTGCGAACGCCGTGGCCAGAGGGTCGCCGAGCTGACCAAACGGCTCTTCCCATAG
- a CDS encoding histone H1, whose translation MQEYETLKTLVAEIEMDVDKAQGGNKAAGTRVRKQMQMIKQAAQEVRNRVLEIRSTD comes from the coding sequence ATGCAGGAGTACGAAACGCTCAAAACGTTGGTTGCAGAAATCGAGATGGATGTCGACAAGGCTCAAGGGGGAAACAAGGCAGCCGGAACGCGCGTTCGCAAGCAGATGCAGATGATCAAGCAGGCGGCACAGGAAGTTCGTAACCGAGTCCTGGAGATTCGCTCGACCGACTAA
- a CDS encoding 3-hydroxyacyl-ACP dehydratase FabZ family protein — protein sequence MPPSLLFDLSELDLSSQPVFDKETVCRVNPQQYEMQHLDGILWYDKDKACILGFKDVTPNEFWVRGHIPGRPLMPGVIQIEAAAQLLSFFVKQIYQEEGFVGFGGIDRAKFRATIEPGCRLYLLGHITSARPGRKYVCDVQGVVKDTLAFEATISGLKV from the coding sequence ATGCCGCCGTCTCTACTGTTCGATCTGTCTGAACTCGATCTCAGCAGTCAGCCGGTCTTCGACAAGGAGACCGTCTGCCGAGTCAATCCCCAGCAGTACGAGATGCAGCACCTCGACGGCATCCTGTGGTACGACAAGGACAAGGCCTGCATCCTGGGCTTCAAGGACGTAACGCCGAACGAATTCTGGGTCCGTGGCCACATTCCTGGACGGCCTCTGATGCCCGGTGTCATCCAGATCGAGGCCGCCGCCCAACTGCTGAGCTTCTTCGTCAAGCAGATCTACCAGGAGGAGGGCTTCGTAGGGTTCGGCGGGATTGACCGCGCCAAGTTCCGCGCAACCATCGAGCCGGGATGCCGGCTCTACCTGCTCGGTCACATTACCTCCGCCCGCCCGGGGCGAAAGTACGTCTGCGACGTGCAGGGAGTGGTCAAAGACACCCTCGCCTTCGAAGCCACCATCTCCGGCCTGAAAGTCTAA